One region of Coraliomargarita parva genomic DNA includes:
- a CDS encoding PEP-CTERM sorting domain-containing protein (PEP-CTERM proteins occur, often in large numbers, in the proteomes of bacteria that also encode an exosortase, a predicted intramembrane cysteine proteinase. The presence of a PEP-CTERM domain at a protein's C-terminus predicts cleavage within the sorting domain, followed by covalent anchoring to some some component of the (usually Gram-negative) cell surface. Many PEP-CTERM proteins exhibit an unusual sequence composition that includes large numbers of potential glycosylation sites. Expression of one such protein has been shown restore the ability of a bacterium to form floc, a type of biofilm.), protein MKYRFPALGLAACALSSFSLSAADIVVNDFGALESTSSANIYDVSTTTSGNYLLVAVTTEFSNQPFASGVTFMGGDMVELVSAASVSGDNTYQNYTSIWGIATTSTGGVGSLDIDLNNSISTTTVISYLFLDNVNTSSPVLGIASDGNTTGASSTLDYSGDPLAGSLAFVASNNADYTTNLTIAFSETADDEIVYRDDAPSISSLFGYFAFDSAATDYTNTVAFTGSGGNDRYASAGVILAAIPEPHTSALLAGAMGLGWVMLRRRRSLR, encoded by the coding sequence ATGAAATACAGATTCCCCGCCCTTGGTCTCGCTGCTTGCGCGCTGTCCAGCTTTTCACTCTCCGCCGCAGACATTGTGGTCAATGACTTTGGTGCGTTGGAAAGCACCTCTAGTGCAAATATCTATGATGTATCGACCACAACTTCGGGAAACTATTTGTTGGTCGCAGTGACAACTGAGTTTAGCAATCAGCCCTTTGCTTCAGGAGTGACATTCATGGGGGGGGATATGGTTGAACTCGTTTCTGCTGCGAGCGTCAGCGGTGATAATACATATCAAAATTATACCTCAATTTGGGGGATTGCGACGACTTCGACAGGTGGGGTTGGCTCTTTGGACATTGATCTGAATAATAGTATAAGCACGACTACGGTCATCAGCTATCTCTTTCTCGATAATGTGAATACGAGCTCACCCGTCCTTGGTATTGCTTCTGATGGTAATACGACTGGAGCAAGTTCAACTCTGGATTATAGTGGCGATCCCCTTGCTGGCAGTTTGGCTTTTGTTGCGAGTAACAATGCCGATTATACAACTAATCTTACAATCGCATTCAGTGAAACTGCTGACGATGAGATTGTGTATCGGGATGACGCACCTTCGATATCCTCTTTATTCGGTTACTTTGCATTCGATAGTGCGGCGACCGATTACACCAATACTGTGGCCTTCACAGGTAGTGGCGGAAATGATCGCTACGCCTCCGCCGGTGTCATTTTGGCCGCCATTCCGGAACCGCATACTTCTGCGCTGTTGGCCGGAGCCATGGGCTTGGGATGGGTGATGCTACGCCGTCGCCGTTCGCTGCGATAA